Proteins from a genomic interval of Sphingomonas sp. Y38-1Y:
- the icmH gene encoding type IVB secretion system protein IcmH/DotU — MSEGGGGGGNKTVFRPSPLQGLRQGQQPGAAPPPPAPASWGPPQPPAPPPAYAPPPAAAPQAYAPPSNLAPSRLAEDDVPLPATPRQVRNILLAEAGPVLALAASVRGGRVRVALPQFHNQATQAIAAFDRAITPHYPQETRQRAKYAVCATIDDVAQNLPHAGSDGAEWARRSMVVSFFQENIGGDRFWQLVDDMLRDPAQNADLIELYHACLATGFEGRFRIMPDGKRRLHEILSRLNSAIPQTRTVSSVEVSPEWRGEKAPRERRGFWSLIALAAAGAAALLLVIYIVLRLLLMSGADAPSERLAAIFPDDPLTLSRSGAAMPAAESAQASKLKQFLAPEIAQKLVVVEEDAQTVRVRTTVGQLFQSGSDQLESGRQALFERIGRAIEEEQGSVLVEGHADSDKVSNLSFPDNMALSQARAETIGGILKSVLSDPGRVTTKGMGESVPIASNDSAEGKSQNRRVEIIVPRRY, encoded by the coding sequence ATGAGCGAAGGGGGCGGTGGGGGCGGCAACAAGACGGTCTTCCGACCGTCACCGCTCCAGGGACTTCGTCAGGGGCAACAGCCGGGCGCCGCGCCGCCGCCGCCCGCGCCGGCCAGTTGGGGCCCGCCGCAGCCGCCCGCACCGCCCCCCGCCTACGCACCGCCGCCTGCTGCCGCGCCGCAAGCCTATGCGCCGCCGTCCAACCTCGCCCCCTCGCGGCTGGCCGAGGACGACGTGCCGCTGCCGGCCACCCCGCGCCAAGTGCGCAACATCCTGCTGGCGGAGGCCGGGCCGGTCCTGGCCCTCGCCGCCAGCGTTCGCGGCGGGCGCGTTCGCGTGGCGCTGCCGCAGTTCCACAATCAGGCGACGCAGGCGATCGCCGCCTTCGACCGCGCGATCACGCCGCATTACCCGCAGGAGACACGTCAGCGCGCCAAGTATGCGGTGTGCGCGACGATCGACGACGTTGCGCAGAATCTGCCGCATGCGGGCAGCGACGGTGCCGAATGGGCGCGCCGATCGATGGTCGTCAGCTTCTTCCAGGAGAATATCGGCGGCGACCGTTTCTGGCAGTTGGTCGATGACATGCTGCGCGACCCGGCGCAAAATGCCGATCTGATCGAGCTCTATCACGCCTGCCTGGCGACGGGGTTCGAGGGGCGCTTTCGCATCATGCCGGACGGCAAGCGCCGGCTGCACGAGATCCTGTCGCGGCTCAACTCGGCGATTCCGCAGACGCGGACCGTGTCGTCGGTCGAGGTGTCGCCCGAATGGCGGGGCGAGAAGGCACCGCGCGAGCGCCGCGGCTTCTGGAGCCTGATCGCGCTGGCCGCGGCGGGGGCGGCGGCGTTGCTGCTGGTCATCTACATCGTGCTGCGGCTTCTCCTCATGTCGGGCGCGGATGCGCCGTCCGAGCGGCTGGCGGCGATCTTCCCCGACGATCCGCTGACGCTGTCGCGAAGCGGCGCGGCGATGCCCGCGGCGGAAAGCGCCCAGGCCTCGAAGCTCAAGCAATTCCTCGCGCCCGAGATCGCGCAGAAGCTGGTGGTGGTCGAGGAGGACGCGCAGACCGTGCGTGTCCGCACCACCGTTGGCCAGCTGTTCCAGTCGGGCTCCGACCAGCTCGAGAGCGGCCGGCAGGCGCTGTTCGAGCGGATCGGCCGCGCGATCGAGGAAGAGCAGGGCAGCGTCCTGGTCGAGGGGCATGCCGACAGCGACAAGGTGTCGAACCTGAGCTTCCCCGACAACATGGCGCTGAGCCAGGCGCGCGCCGAGACGATCGGCGGCATCCTGAAGTCGGTGCTGTCCGATCCCGGCCGGGTGACGACGAAGGGGATGGGCGAGAGCGTGCCGATCGCCTCCAACGACAGCGCGGAGGGCAAGTCCCAGAACCGGCGCGTCGAGATCATCGTACCGCGGCGCTACTGA
- the tssK gene encoding type VI secretion system baseplate subunit TssK: MSGRNRVAWHEGMFLRPQHFQAQDRFFDGQLRDRVDSVRPWAWGFTELVIDEDLASLGKFGVARASGVMPDGTPFAIPDMLPPPEPLDVPGDARDAVVSLTLPARQPGATEFKDVEARSFDARFVVEEGEVLDAYADERVSEPIAFGRPNLRFGVTRDQTYGRIVLGAARVREVANGRVMLDDRYIAPTLDFDAAPRLRGAATDILGRAEQRAEELALRAVEATDGGAETFASFLLLQALNRWVPVLQHLGGLPMVHPERLFECFVSMAGELATLVRPDRKPPPLPRYDHENPQLCFDPVIDLLQSMLSAVFDRSAIRLPLELAGPGAYVSKITDHHLYTTGYFYLAVNAASPVEEIRAVFPSVAKIGSVTKMRQIVDSALPGVPLRHTPTPPPQLRVLPGYVYFELDRGSADWRDFASAPALGLHVAGQWPELKLELWCVKRANR, encoded by the coding sequence ATGTCGGGCAGGAATCGTGTCGCTTGGCATGAGGGGATGTTCCTCCGGCCACAGCATTTCCAGGCACAGGATCGTTTTTTCGACGGTCAGCTTCGTGACCGCGTCGATAGCGTTCGGCCCTGGGCATGGGGCTTTACTGAACTCGTCATAGATGAGGACTTGGCTTCACTGGGCAAGTTCGGCGTCGCACGCGCCAGCGGGGTGATGCCGGACGGCACGCCATTCGCCATTCCGGACATGCTGCCGCCGCCCGAACCGCTCGACGTGCCGGGTGATGCGCGCGATGCCGTCGTTTCGCTGACACTGCCCGCACGCCAGCCCGGCGCGACCGAATTCAAGGACGTCGAGGCACGATCGTTCGACGCGCGCTTCGTCGTCGAGGAGGGCGAGGTGCTAGACGCCTATGCCGACGAGCGGGTGAGCGAGCCGATCGCGTTCGGGCGCCCGAACCTGCGCTTCGGCGTGACCCGCGACCAGACCTATGGCCGGATCGTGCTAGGCGCGGCGCGCGTGCGGGAGGTCGCGAACGGGCGGGTGATGCTCGACGACCGCTACATCGCGCCGACACTCGACTTCGACGCGGCGCCGCGGCTGCGCGGGGCGGCGACCGACATTCTGGGCCGCGCCGAGCAGCGCGCCGAGGAACTGGCGCTGCGCGCGGTCGAGGCGACCGATGGCGGCGCGGAGACGTTCGCGAGCTTCCTCCTCCTCCAGGCGCTCAATCGCTGGGTGCCGGTGCTCCAGCATCTCGGCGGATTGCCGATGGTGCATCCCGAGCGATTGTTCGAGTGCTTCGTGTCGATGGCGGGCGAGCTGGCGACACTGGTGCGGCCCGACCGCAAGCCGCCGCCGCTGCCGCGCTACGACCATGAGAACCCGCAGCTCTGCTTCGACCCGGTCATCGACCTGCTCCAGTCGATGCTGTCGGCGGTGTTCGACCGGTCGGCGATCCGGCTGCCGCTCGAGCTCGCCGGGCCGGGCGCCTATGTCTCCAAGATCACCGATCATCACCTTTACACCACCGGCTATTTCTATCTCGCGGTGAATGCCGCCTCGCCGGTCGAGGAGATCCGCGCGGTGTTCCCGTCCGTCGCGAAGATCGGGTCGGTGACCAAGATGCGGCAGATCGTCGATTCGGCGCTGCCCGGCGTACCGCTCCGCCACACGCCCACCCCCCCGCCGCAGCTTCGCGTGCTGCCCGGCTATGTCTATTTCGAGCTCGACCGGGGCTCCGCCGACTGGCGCGACTTCGCCTCCGCGCCTGCCCTGGGCCTGCACGTCGCGGGGCAGTGGCCCGAGCTCAAGCTTGAACTCTGGTGCGTGAAGAGGGCGAACCGATGA
- a CDS encoding M23 family metallopeptidase, with translation MADQPGADAPSFDPRSWVAAAPASDGTSFDPRSWAGPPSTPAPPAAGPRDRTRWLAGGSAALILAAGALTARSQRVDAPQTPAPTVAAPVATGEDAPPASRRTLNIGGVAELPDTLVAAGVVPSDTATAAKAAMAALGEAAGEIRLEIDLVGAAPNARLTRLAATRGDGAGVTLLAKAGGGYAEQRVAAQLETRVKVVRGELDAESFYTSAVAAGVTDSLIDDFANAFSFDFDLQREVAPGDIFEVAFEQDYNPSGDPSGAPRLLYVSLSTAKKARALYRFLAPGETEPGWFDGNGASTVRSLMRTPVDGARISSTFGFRKHPILGYQKLHKGTDFAAPIGTPMYAAGDATVEVAAPRGAAGNFVILRHDNGWQTRYMHLNRFAPGLVPGARWRQGQQIGEVGTTGRSTGPHLHYEVWIDGAPVDPQSIETGTGKTLAADAMAAFRRERDRIDSARADQAS, from the coding sequence ATGGCCGATCAACCGGGCGCCGACGCGCCGTCGTTCGATCCGCGCAGCTGGGTTGCGGCTGCACCCGCGAGTGACGGCACGTCCTTCGATCCGCGAAGCTGGGCCGGGCCGCCATCGACGCCGGCGCCGCCTGCCGCCGGGCCGCGCGATCGCACGCGCTGGCTGGCGGGGGGGAGCGCCGCGCTGATCCTCGCGGCCGGCGCGCTCACGGCGCGGAGCCAGCGTGTCGACGCGCCGCAAACACCGGCTCCGACCGTCGCCGCGCCGGTCGCGACCGGCGAGGATGCGCCGCCCGCCAGCCGCCGAACGCTCAACATCGGCGGCGTGGCCGAGCTGCCCGACACGCTCGTCGCCGCGGGCGTCGTCCCCTCCGACACGGCCACCGCCGCAAAGGCCGCGATGGCGGCGCTGGGCGAAGCGGCGGGCGAGATCCGGCTGGAGATCGACCTGGTCGGTGCCGCCCCTAATGCGCGCCTCACCCGCCTTGCCGCCACGCGCGGCGATGGCGCGGGCGTGACGCTGCTCGCCAAGGCGGGCGGCGGCTATGCCGAACAGCGCGTCGCCGCCCAGCTGGAGACGCGGGTCAAGGTCGTGCGCGGCGAGCTCGATGCCGAGAGCTTCTACACCTCGGCGGTCGCGGCGGGGGTGACCGACAGCCTGATCGACGACTTCGCCAACGCCTTCTCGTTCGACTTTGACCTTCAACGGGAGGTCGCGCCCGGCGACATCTTCGAGGTTGCGTTCGAGCAGGACTACAATCCCAGCGGCGATCCCTCGGGGGCGCCCCGCCTCCTCTACGTGTCGCTCAGCACCGCCAAGAAGGCGCGCGCGCTCTACCGCTTCCTTGCGCCCGGCGAGACCGAACCCGGCTGGTTCGACGGCAATGGCGCGAGCACCGTGCGGTCGCTGATGCGCACCCCCGTCGACGGCGCGCGGATCAGCTCGACCTTCGGGTTCCGCAAGCATCCGATCCTGGGCTACCAGAAGCTTCACAAGGGCACCGACTTCGCCGCGCCGATCGGCACGCCGATGTACGCCGCGGGCGACGCCACGGTCGAGGTCGCGGCGCCGCGCGGGGCGGCGGGCAATTTCGTGATCCTGCGCCACGACAATGGCTGGCAGACGCGGTACATGCACCTCAACCGCTTCGCCCCCGGCCTGGTGCCCGGCGCGCGCTGGCGGCAGGGGCAGCAGATCGGCGAAGTCGGGACGACCGGCCGCTCGACTGGCCCGCACCTTCACTACGAGGTCTGGATCGACGGCGCCCCCGTCGATCCGCAGAGTATCGAGACAGGCACGGGCAAGACGCTGGCGGCCGATGCGATGGCGGCGTTCCGGCGCGAGCGTGACCGGATCGACTCGGCGCGCGCCGATCAGGCGAGCTGA
- a CDS encoding CPBP family glutamic-type intramembrane protease: protein MTAGVRAAATLAASIALMAAMVLGLPHLIAGPIAGLGLGDAGIEATFTIVVFGVMIGVAATGARMTGGNALTFGGGAGLGAALGLAGLASAVAFVSIAGTLTGGGGASLALVGIVAVAVQVLGEEAFFRGWLQPVLAKGWGLAAAIGVGAAAFAGLHLLGGARTPLTLFNLLLGGLWFGLLAARGGGIAASTLAHLVWNAGEQLVLGLDPNPGLGGFGAIRDFDLVGAGVWGGSEEGLNASLAMTFALLAIVVPLAIDAFRRPSLPAPQLA, encoded by the coding sequence ATGACCGCGGGCGTCCGCGCCGCCGCGACGCTTGCCGCCTCGATCGCGCTGATGGCGGCGATGGTGCTCGGCCTTCCGCATCTGATCGCGGGGCCGATCGCGGGACTGGGGCTGGGTGACGCTGGCATCGAGGCGACGTTCACGATCGTCGTGTTCGGCGTGATGATCGGCGTTGCTGCGACGGGTGCTCGGATGACGGGTGGTAATGCACTGACGTTCGGTGGCGGCGCCGGGCTTGGCGCAGCGCTCGGCCTGGCCGGGCTGGCGAGTGCGGTCGCGTTCGTCTCGATCGCAGGCACGCTGACCGGTGGCGGCGGAGCGTCGCTGGCGCTGGTCGGGATTGTCGCGGTCGCGGTGCAGGTGCTGGGCGAGGAGGCGTTCTTCCGCGGCTGGCTTCAGCCGGTGCTGGCGAAGGGTTGGGGGCTTGCGGCGGCGATCGGCGTGGGTGCGGCGGCGTTTGCCGGGCTGCACCTGCTGGGCGGTGCGCGGACGCCGCTGACGCTGTTCAATCTGCTGCTCGGCGGATTGTGGTTCGGGCTGCTGGCGGCGCGGGGCGGGGGGATCGCCGCATCGACGCTTGCGCATCTCGTCTGGAATGCGGGGGAGCAGCTCGTGCTCGGGCTCGACCCCAATCCCGGTCTTGGCGGCTTTGGTGCGATCCGCGACTTCGACCTGGTCGGCGCAGGGGTGTGGGGCGGGTCGGAAGAGGGGCTCAACGCCAGCCTGGCGATGACGTTCGCGCTGCTGGCGATCGTCGTGCCGCTGGCGATCGATGCGTTCAGGCGACCGTCGCTGCCCGCCCCTCAGCTCGCCTGA
- a CDS encoding M91 family zinc metallopeptidase: MVGFPAARIGDMHVCPMVTGIVPHVGGPVSGPCAPTVLTGAMPQARIGDMCVCVGPPDVIATGAFTTIVSGSPAARILDMTAHGGVIVMGMFTVLIGMAGGAAPPTMVQVFPNVTVRGTPEFVEATLRAMAAIAATPSGAKMLADLQATGKPVTILESAPGGDSCGDFGSGATDGTGSGSTVRWNPNPSTMYDGSEPWMNAPPGVILGHEMTHATHVARGEASMAKVQNDHLVDPTHPSGYNHYIAEEVRTAGIPPYNDAATPYSENSIRAEWDPPQPQRRYY; encoded by the coding sequence GTGGTCGGCTTTCCCGCGGCACGCATCGGCGACATGCACGTCTGTCCGATGGTGACGGGCATCGTCCCGCATGTCGGCGGACCGGTGTCGGGGCCTTGCGCGCCGACGGTGCTGACCGGTGCGATGCCGCAGGCGCGGATCGGCGACATGTGCGTTTGTGTCGGCCCGCCCGACGTCATCGCGACCGGCGCCTTCACGACCATCGTCAGCGGCAGCCCGGCCGCGCGCATCCTCGACATGACGGCGCATGGCGGCGTGATCGTCATGGGCATGTTCACCGTGCTGATCGGTATGGCGGGCGGCGCCGCACCGCCGACGATGGTGCAGGTCTTCCCCAACGTCACCGTCCGCGGCACGCCCGAGTTCGTCGAGGCGACGCTGCGCGCGATGGCGGCGATCGCGGCGACGCCGTCGGGCGCGAAGATGCTCGCCGACCTGCAAGCGACGGGCAAGCCGGTGACGATCCTGGAGTCGGCGCCTGGCGGCGACAGCTGCGGCGATTTCGGTTCGGGCGCGACCGACGGGACGGGCAGCGGATCGACGGTGCGGTGGAACCCCAATCCATCGACCATGTACGACGGCAGCGAGCCGTGGATGAACGCCCCGCCGGGCGTCATCCTGGGGCACGAGATGACGCATGCCACCCACGTCGCGCGCGGTGAAGCGAGCATGGCCAAGGTGCAGAACGACCACCTCGTCGATCCCACGCACCCCAGCGGCTACAATCATTACATTGCCGAGGAAGTCCGTACCGCGGGCATCCCGCCCTATAACGACGCGGCGACGCCCTATTCGGAGAACAGCATCCGCGCCGAATGGGACCCGCCGCAACCGCAGCGGCGCTATTACTGA
- a CDS encoding CHAT domain-containing protein: MKHRTHALWFASAATLAACAPTGGRLATAGTDSFALGRNSGGEPCTATRQWRDAAAPDLFDYSWLVTCRNVAAARPLGAIRVTTAARRGALDAQLACAAPVAVTLRSGRASARRCFDKSLGTETIAIEQPLSGGRILVATATPALAGPLEEAAAIVAGTQAPGGDPGRVTTSSLDLATLTPLQSGEQAAAGGFDAPLALAQGIGFNHKGLHVEASRVLNDALSRLPADAPAQTRVGLLLEAALADSNINFGGSAEEHFARAEALMASDPAAATPFLIRKRDTYRALDLLNRRQFRPALAALDRLTVTGVGAADPLNDPAFVRVLNRSGERPQDISRAVSVPDTAELEQLVLDAQANWARSVALLSLGDAPGAERALAAAERSYAPIRGERIDRAQVMWLGARIARQRGRLAARERNWSKALGAFDAALAELRTGALATAGTGTEPAIAEARLERAAVFAASGADKDAARREYAEAVDALIAAGATGTAPPVGIEGYFDLLVAEASGTPQADTFERFFRAMQATGEPAVARQLSQIQTVVTADPAIGVKVRDRAELEREITRLRYAISTGGASSGAGDAPVATPVELERQRADAEARLLAIDNQLAADPRFRSVDDRPATIADIRGALKPGEGYLKIVQFGTRAYGLFVDADRAFAYRVAGSSKAVADLNQLAADVRASIDGRVATEGTLVAFADAKAHVLYRLITGPAYEAITATKALVVDPGGPLQKLPVGALVTRFDPAAKRPSGFDFSQTAFLAATTTISNAVSPRSFLVARALPPSAARNPFMGFGEHQAPPPGDGNARTVSVGFGCSVPYTELAALSREFKPIPATELRLAADALGVPQAPMLIDASFSDTAIETRGDLNQYQVLHFATHGLEEGVWGCAKSPPALVTSFGDANSDGLLSFSEIAALRLDANLVVLSACDTASGVRDEGLARASGQEEAGSTLEGLVRAFLTANARAVLATYWQVSAEQESQDFIRAFYTAARTQTIGTSLQDAQRLLMKQPQYSHPFYWAPYFVVGDATKPLLTQPVRTAAR, encoded by the coding sequence GTGAAGCATCGCACCCATGCCCTGTGGTTCGCGAGCGCCGCGACGCTCGCCGCGTGCGCGCCGACGGGCGGGCGGCTGGCGACGGCGGGAACGGACAGCTTCGCGCTGGGCCGCAACAGCGGCGGCGAGCCGTGTACGGCGACGCGGCAGTGGCGCGACGCGGCGGCGCCCGACCTGTTCGACTATTCCTGGCTCGTCACCTGTCGCAACGTCGCCGCCGCGCGGCCGCTGGGGGCGATCCGCGTGACGACCGCGGCGCGGCGCGGCGCGCTGGATGCGCAGCTCGCCTGTGCCGCGCCGGTCGCAGTGACTTTGCGAAGCGGCCGGGCAAGCGCGCGCCGCTGCTTCGACAAGTCGCTGGGGACCGAGACGATCGCAATCGAGCAGCCGCTGTCGGGTGGCCGCATCCTCGTTGCCACCGCCACGCCCGCGCTCGCCGGGCCGCTGGAGGAAGCGGCGGCGATCGTCGCGGGGACGCAGGCGCCCGGCGGTGATCCCGGGCGCGTAACGACGAGCAGCCTCGATCTCGCGACGCTGACGCCGCTCCAGAGCGGGGAACAGGCGGCGGCGGGCGGGTTCGATGCGCCGCTCGCCCTCGCGCAGGGGATCGGCTTCAACCACAAGGGCCTGCATGTCGAGGCGTCGCGCGTGCTCAACGACGCGTTGAGCCGATTGCCGGCCGACGCGCCGGCGCAGACGCGCGTGGGCCTGCTGCTGGAGGCCGCGCTGGCGGATTCGAACATCAACTTCGGTGGCAGCGCGGAAGAACATTTCGCCCGCGCCGAGGCGCTGATGGCGAGCGATCCCGCCGCGGCGACCCCGTTCCTGATCCGCAAGCGCGACACGTATCGCGCGCTCGACCTGCTCAACCGGCGCCAGTTCCGGCCGGCGCTGGCGGCGCTCGACAGGCTGACGGTGACGGGCGTCGGCGCGGCCGATCCGCTCAACGACCCCGCTTTCGTCCGCGTGCTCAACCGGTCGGGCGAGCGGCCGCAGGACATCTCGCGCGCCGTGTCGGTGCCGGACACGGCCGAGCTCGAGCAACTCGTCCTTGACGCGCAGGCCAATTGGGCGCGCAGCGTCGCGCTGCTGTCGCTCGGCGACGCACCGGGGGCCGAACGCGCGCTGGCGGCGGCGGAGCGCAGCTATGCGCCGATTCGCGGCGAGCGGATCGACCGGGCACAGGTGATGTGGCTGGGCGCGCGGATCGCCCGGCAGCGCGGGCGGCTGGCGGCGCGCGAGCGGAACTGGTCGAAGGCGCTGGGGGCGTTCGATGCGGCACTCGCCGAGCTGCGCACCGGCGCGCTCGCGACCGCCGGCACGGGCACCGAGCCCGCGATCGCCGAAGCGCGGTTGGAGCGCGCGGCAGTGTTCGCAGCATCGGGCGCGGACAAGGACGCGGCGCGCCGCGAATATGCCGAGGCCGTCGATGCGCTGATCGCCGCGGGGGCGACGGGCACGGCTCCGCCGGTCGGGATCGAGGGCTATTTCGACCTGCTCGTCGCTGAGGCGAGCGGGACGCCGCAGGCCGACACGTTCGAGCGCTTCTTTCGCGCGATGCAGGCCACCGGCGAGCCGGCGGTGGCGCGGCAGCTGAGCCAGATCCAGACGGTGGTCACCGCTGACCCGGCGATCGGCGTCAAGGTGCGCGACCGCGCCGAATTGGAGCGCGAGATCACGCGGCTGCGCTATGCCATCTCGACCGGCGGCGCGTCGTCCGGCGCCGGTGACGCGCCGGTCGCGACGCCCGTCGAGCTCGAACGCCAGCGCGCCGATGCCGAGGCGCGGTTGCTCGCGATCGACAACCAGCTCGCCGCCGATCCGCGCTTCCGATCGGTCGACGACCGGCCCGCGACGATCGCCGACATCCGCGGCGCGCTGAAGCCGGGCGAAGGCTATCTCAAGATCGTCCAGTTCGGCACGCGCGCCTATGGCCTGTTCGTCGATGCCGATCGCGCCTTTGCCTATCGCGTGGCGGGATCGAGCAAGGCGGTGGCCGACCTCAACCAGCTCGCCGCCGATGTCCGCGCCTCGATCGACGGGCGGGTCGCCACGGAGGGCACGCTGGTCGCGTTCGCCGATGCCAAGGCGCACGTGCTCTATCGCCTCATCACCGGCCCCGCCTATGAGGCGATCACCGCGACCAAGGCGCTGGTCGTCGATCCGGGCGGCCCGCTCCAGAAATTGCCGGTCGGCGCGCTCGTCACGCGCTTCGACCCGGCGGCGAAGCGGCCGAGCGGCTTCGACTTCAGCCAGACCGCGTTCCTGGCCGCGACGACGACGATCTCAAACGCGGTGTCGCCGCGTTCCTTCCTCGTTGCGCGTGCGCTGCCGCCGTCGGCTGCGCGGAATCCGTTCATGGGTTTCGGCGAGCATCAGGCGCCGCCGCCGGGTGACGGCAATGCGCGGACGGTCAGCGTCGGCTTCGGCTGCTCGGTGCCCTATACCGAGCTTGCTGCGCTCTCGCGCGAGTTCAAGCCGATCCCCGCGACCGAGCTTCGCCTCGCGGCCGATGCGCTGGGCGTGCCGCAGGCGCCAATGCTGATCGACGCGAGCTTCAGCGACACCGCGATCGAGACGCGCGGCGACCTCAACCAGTATCAGGTGCTGCACTTCGCCACCCACGGCCTTGAGGAGGGCGTGTGGGGTTGCGCGAAGTCGCCGCCTGCGCTGGTCACCTCGTTCGGCGACGCCAATTCGGACGGGCTGCTGAGCTTTTCCGAGATTGCGGCGCTGCGGCTCGATGCGAACCTGGTCGTCCTGTCGGCCTGCGACACCGCGTCGGGCGTGCGCGACGAGGGGCTGGCGCGTGCGTCGGGGCAGGAGGAGGCGGGCTCGACGCTGGAGGGGCTCGTGCGCGCGTTCCTGACCGCCAATGCGCGCGCGGTGCTCGCGACCTATTGGCAGGTCTCGGCCGAGCAGGAGAGCCAGGACTTCATCCGCGCTTTTTATACCGCCGCGCGGACGCAGACGATCGGTACCTCGCTTCAGGACGCGCAGCGCCTGCTGATGAAGCAGCCGCAATACTCCCACCCCTTCTACTGGGCGCCGTACTTCGTCGTCGGCGACGCGACCAAGCCGTTGCTGACGCAGCCCGTGCGGACCGCGGCGCGGTAG